The following DNA comes from Poecilia reticulata strain Guanapo linkage group LG5, Guppy_female_1.0+MT, whole genome shotgun sequence.
AACTGACTGCGGTTTAAACAGCCTGGGGCTTGTGGCTCTAAGTTAAGATGAGGAAATGGTTACAAAGGTAAACACACTTTCCTGTAAACAATTTTCACTGCACGGCTCATGTGACATTTCTTAGGTTTATTCGTCTTACAAAGGATGCATACATtcaaatttgatgttttgattatttctaCATGATAAAAGTTGCACTTATCCTTGAGCTTATACCAAGATTGAACATAGCTGTAATCACGTTCAGATCATTAATGTGTGGTAAACAGGCAGAATAATGcagatcacttttttttcaatcaCGTCATACAAGTCAATCCAGCAATCTCACGAGTATGACCTGTGTGTGCTTTTAGAGCAGGCAGCTGGGATTGTGGAATTAAAGATGCATTATCTATCCCTCGATAGCATTTATCTGAGCAATATGCACAAAATGTGTTGGGCATTTCCACAAAACCCAACAGTAACTGTCTGAGCTCTGTGTTGGGATTCCCATTCTGGCTGTCCCAAATGCATTTAGTGGTTAAAGTAGGTAGTTAGATGTTCTTCTGTTGCCACATTTAAATGAATGAGTCATTAAACAGACTCCTGCAGAACCTGATGGTATCCTGTGGAGGTAATGCAATCAGTTTAATTAGGTTTGCTGGAGCATGAACACATCTAATACATGAAGGACAGCAGATCCAGTAGTCCAGGGTTGGCATCCATTGTTTtagtatatatatttacatgttATTATAGGCTGTATCAATagtgaagaaatgaagaaaagttgatttatctattttaacatttagcaATTTACAGATAGCTCCATTAGAGCTCCACCATGGCTGATGAGTGGTTGGATATAAATGTTCTTCTCCAGACAGCTTCACATTATGACAACCAGAATATTGCTAAGCTATTATCTCtgatttttatctatttttaaaatccatattGCAAAGAACCAtacactttgcaaaaaaaaaatgtcagtggtGTACCAAAGTTGttgaattttgattttttttcttaccccaATGGTTTTTATTGAACAGTAGCTCGACAGGAATGAAGGTAGGGAGAAAAAGAGATGACATGCAGACAtgcaaaagacatttgaaatttTTGTGTTGTGataaatattttgtggaaaacTATTCAATATCTTTGTTTATCTGCCAAATAAAGTTAGCTTTAGGTCTGCGGGGGGTTTTAAAAACTGGGATGGAAACCAGTCAACACTAGTATGATTTTGGGGAGGTTGAGAACCTTACAACAGCTAATGACCTCTAAACATAGACTTCTttagttttgttgcatttgacctgttaatttatttgaagtttATATTGTTTCTGATCGTCCCAAAATGATTTTAGCACTTTCCTGAAATCACAAGtctgagcagaaagaaaagcaaaaaccaaCCTCTCGGGCAGACCCTAAGGCCGTACTCAGAACTATTTTCTGATGTGACGCTGAAAAGGAAAGCTCAGGGAATGAGAGCTGTTTGATCTGATCTTAAACTGACTGAAGCCACTGAAGCAGAGACACGGAGGCGGCTCCTCCAGCGTAGCTGACAGGTGGCTGATGAAACTGAGACTCACCTCAGGGACGCATGACAGGAAGGGCTTGATGTAGATGTTGGAGTTGTACACCTTCAGGTCATGATCTCCCAGCCCACGAGTCACCCCGATTGTTGCCATTACACGAGCCTGCACACACGCATggatacacacacgcacagtcAGAATCACGTCAAACAGCAAAGTATTACAGGGTTTTTGTTCCAGGATGAGCTTACGTTCCCAGAAAATCCAATTATGAAGGATTATTAGAAGAGAGCATGCTCTTTCAGAgaataatgaaaacactgaGCAGGTCTCATTTTTGAGCAAGCAGACATGGcattcagaggaaaaactcaGGAGAAAAGAGAACgctttaaaattgaaaattaaagaaacataATCTGCTCCACTTTGATGAGAACAAATCATCCCAGGAAacaatgaaaatggaaaaaaaacaataaaaaaaacaataaaaacctctCAAAACATTCTGATCAATACCAAAAAGAGTGACTTACAATGTCAATAATGTCACACTACAATTGTTAAGATAAAATTGCATATTTACATTCTGGATACTAATAAACTAATACAATTTATTATCTCTGGTTTCGAGGAGACACACTGTTATATGGTTTTTGGTTTCTTACCTTTTTCCCTTCTCCATATATCAGTGGGAACTTCAGATCATCTTCTACAATTGTCTTGTAAGCCCTGCAGTGACAAAGCAAACACCGGCTGATTAGATACGGGGACATTTCACTTGATTTGCGAACTTTCAGCCTAACTTCCTAGATTATACTCAAGATTCCCATGCAGCTACTTAGCTTGACATTTCTATGAAATATTGCTGATTAGAGCAGTCTTTAGCTTGGAAACAGATTACAGGTGATCATGTTATGAACACTTATGGGATGAGAGATGTGAAGTATGAAGAGTTTTACCAGCCAGTCATGGTGTGGTCTCTGTAGAGCATCTTCTTGCCCAGCTCACTGTGCTGGATCCTCCGAGGGAACTCAATGTGAGTGAACTCATTTCCCAGGAGTTCGGGCCTCAGGAAGCCCTGCAGGGTCACACATAATTAAAAGAGGCTGCATCAAACCAGAGAATGACAAGATTTaagcaaattattttctaaaacaggTTTGTGTGAGCGCAGAGTGAAACCTATAACAATAATGATGATAAAGAAGTCAGCTTGTTCTTGGGGAGTGTTATAGAGCTACTAAAGCAGACAACTGCTGATTTACAGACTGCTGTGGGATCAGCCTAGATTACTGAATGCTTgccattaaaatctgaaaagtgtcagggaaatgaaaaatgcaacaatacCAGATACTGTAACCGCTGTCTCTCTGATTCAGGGGTGAATTCATTAGTCATCGGAATGACTTCATTGTTTCGTATAATTATGGCCCTGAAGAGAGAAACGCAGAGAACAGAGCAAGAGTTTGGTCAGCAGTGAagttgcaaaaacagaaaagcttaCACAATGAATATTTACATGAGCTAAGAGCACTTACCTGCTGTCTCCAGCATTGGCTACATAGAGTTTTCCCATTAAATAAACGACAGCTAAGGCACAACAGCCACCAGAAATGGCATAGgaagttttttccttttcaatgaGGTCATCCTGCgagtaaaaagcagaaataaaaggcTTCAGATTTCTCAAAACATGATTTACAGTTCATGTTTTGAACTGTAAATCATTctttcctaaaaaaaacccagcaaagaacaaagaagctttgaagaaaacatttgcttcaGGATGTTTATCGGCACTGTAATCAGAAACAGACagtaaaactgcaccaaaggaGGATATGATTCCAGAGTCGCAGATTCAGTCAGAATAGCCGTTCATGTGAGAAGGATCTTAATATTCTGACAACTTCATAATACAGTTTCAAGACAATCCAGCCTATTTCCTTTCTGTATTTAACAGTGGTACCTTACAAAAACAGTcatgtgttgacattttttattattttgttacattacagaTCCAACTCTCAATGTATTTGGTAGTTTATGTTACAAATAGCTGAATGTAATtcaaaaagaaatctgaaaagtaagtCTTGTAACTGTACTCCTtcccttttactctgataccacCAAATAAGATCTAGTGCAACAAAAGTCCACAGGTAATTTAATCTCTGtttaaatacagctgttctgtgaaaagGCTGGTCAGAAAACATTCTTGAACAAACCACTTTGTgaagaccaaaaacaaccaagcaCACCAGAGACAAAGTTGTGGTTTAGATCAGAAAcaagttagaaaataatttccaagCCTTTGAACAACTCAAAGAGCTCTGTTCAAACCATCATCTGAAAGTGGAAAGCGATGTTTCAGTGATTGATATCCTCATTTTTGAGGTCCATGCACTTTAAGTGGCCCCTGTTAAACAGGAAGACCAGCGAGATAGAGGCTGAAAGCACGTCCGATTTCCCAAGTACATGGCTGGGTAGATACAAacaaaagagaataaatattgCAAAACGGACATAAAAAACAGCTATAAGACAACACTTCTGAGTCCTGATGTTATACTTGGAGGTGTATTAGGAATGAACTTCCACAATAAACTCTTCTTCTGTTACCAATTGCTGGATAAAGGCAGTTTGTAGCTGAattattgtttactttttaaaatcagaactGCTGCTCCTCAACTGCTCCACAAGCAAATAAGAGGCCAGATTTTCCCAAGACAGCTGCTGAGCAAAATTACAACAGTCTCAACCTCAGAGCCAAACCTACAGTGAAATGATTTATATCAAAGCAGTCATGTATTAACATGCACCAGTCCAAGTCCTTATGTAACCTCCTCTGTCAATATCTAACAGCAGAAGATAATTGCTGTTCATAGATGTCCTCTATTCAGTCTGACTCAGCTTcagctattctaagtttttaaaaagttgaaaacaggCAGAGACAAACCCCCAAAAAGTTGCAGCTTTATATGCAAGAAAAGGTGGTTCTTCAAAGTTTTGACCCAGGAAACTGAATACAAGcccacaccacacttttcagagttttatttgtaatatttccCACTTATGTCctgttttgtgttgatttttcatataaaatctTGAAAAAATGCATTCAGGTTTGTTGGGacagcatgacaaaatgtgggaagGTTCAAGTGGCATTACAACTTATTTTCTAACACTAGTACAATGTGTCCTAATCCTCTCACCATCTGTTTGAAGGCGGTCTCTATGACTCCCATCACCAGGCTCTCCAGGCTGACGACCTTCTCCATGTGAAAGCGAACCGAGGCGTCGCAGACAGCGTCAGCGTCTTCCGCCGAGTCCTGCGTTCCTCCTTTTTTCGCCTCTGTCTGGAAGGGGCTGCCATTCTTGGCCAGGCAGATGGGAGGTGCACTGTTGGGATTCTCCAGTAGGTGGCAGATTTCCCCGAGGCCGTCTCTGATGATGCGGTGGAGAAGCTTGGACGCCATGATGGCAGCGCCAGAACCCGCATGGCCATCGAACACCCCCCAGAAGTGGAGAGGGATTCCTGTGTTGTCCTACAATCGATACATAGAAacataaaatccattaaaaagaaatcatacaCGTTAATTTAGGAAAACATTCCTGTTTGTTGAGTTTAAAAAGAGCTCCATTTTGACATGAGTGTTGTTCAGAAATATGTTTAAGCTTTATGACAATGCTGAGGCCATCTCTTGCACATTCCAATAATCatttcatcacaattaatctgattgatCTGATTGTTTCAGCACTAAttgaaatgtatcattttagcgcaagaataacaacaaaaaaaaaatcaatcttctTTGACGTTAATGGCAGCCCTCAGTCATATTTACATTGGCTCTCAGTGAGTAATGCAGAGACAAAGGAAAGAGTCTCCTTAGGGCTTTTGCTGCTTCCATATGATGCAATGAGTGATGGAAACGTGTTTGAACCTTCGTGTCTGCAGACATGTTTACAGGCCCAGTTAGCTTGGCTGACTGGTAAATAAACTGACTGGACATCTGCTTATCCCTCAGATGCTGCACGCAAGAGGGGGGAGGGCAGGACAAGGGATGATGTCATTCGTTTACTCCTAATGTAGGAggcaaatgtgtgtgtatgtttgagTGTGACCTGAATAAGTACTGACTGAAAGATGTAAACAGGTGTTACATGGCCACAGATGGAGTTCATTACGCAGATACATTAGATTTTACACCGTTATTCTTACATTGATGGATACTCGCTATTTTTAACTGACGGACAACGATGATAACTGATAATTGCACCAGCTGGGTAGTTTTTCATTAGGTTTATGTGACTGTCAGACATTAAGCAATGGCAAAGTGTTAACTGTCTTCAGTAAATCTCAAATAGGACAAAATGTCCCAAGATGGCCCCTGTCAGAAGGATTCcacaaatttgttaaaatgttgccAATTTAAACTCAGCTGTTCCAAATTTATTTATAGAGGGTATTTAAAAAGTACCACAACTTTGAGTTGACAAAATTTCGACTAGTACAAAATGCTGTGCATTAGCAAACCTCGACTGATTCCTCTTTAACATTATGGAACAGCATctgaataaagcaaaaatgtgactttgactaggccaaccCAGAATCTCATTTATTTTGCCTACTTGGGGTGCTCAGATGGAGACCTACTGGTGCTCTTCAGATTGTTCTGCTTCAGATTGTTCATCTATCAGCTTGACTTTCTATCAGCTGGTCTTCAAGACCAGGATTTTCTGATTTCTCTATTATGGCAAGTTGTCCAGGTTTTGAAGAAGCAGAGCAGCCCCACACCAACACACTACCACCACCGTGTTTGACTCCAGGCGTGATGTTCTTATTTTGACAAACTGATTCAGTTTTATGTCAGATATTAGGGGGCAAATAGCTTTAACAAATCCACTTTTTACTCTTCTGGTCACAAAATTTAAGTCATGGTGATCGTCAGGgcgttttttaataaaagagagGGCCCTGTGTGCAGTTTTCAGTTAGCATTGGTTTGACCTTTGAACTCTACTATGGACATAAGCTCTGTTCTGTCTGTAGCTGTTGAATCATGGATAATGACCTTAACTGAGAGAAGTGAGGAGTGCAGTGTAATGTGATTCTATTTAAGTGATTCAGTTGTGTGAGTTAAAAACCTCAGCTCAAACATGATCCTCAAATATTAGGAGAAATGAAACTGAATATTAGTTAGGGTGCTAGTTACAGCTTCATAACTTGCATGATTTTTGCTTGGCTTCATATTTCTGCTCTTTCCTCACAAGAAAGTTGATCAGACTTTTAATTGgggatttttgtgtgtgttcttaaaaaaaagttcttatcAAAGAATGGGTTAAAACCAAATCATGTCCCTAAACTACATGAATAGACACTGTTAGAGACTTTCAGTGAAGTTgcttcaaaatataaaacaatttaaagtgcATCACTCCAAAGCACCTAGCTGTGTAGGTCTGACTGAAATCTATTATCAACGCTGATTCCCTCCAgcctttgactagaccattcatTCCTCGTTGGCTGTTTTTGCTCACCCCGTTGTCGTCTACCAGCGTGGAGTTTCGGTGTTTGCCGCTTGGTTTCCTCACAAACAGCTTCTCACAAGACGCCTGGTCTTCATTCAGCATGCTCTTCCCCGCATTGATCGCCCTGATGGAGGACGACACAATGAATTACAAAAGGAGCTTTGACTTTGATGATTCATAAAAATCATCCTGGTCCTTCTGACCACATTCTACAAAATGGTGGTAAAACTAAGTGAGgtacagaggaggaaaaagtaGGGCAGGATGCAGTCTTGTCCCAGAGGGAAGTCGTAGAAGAGATTAAGTGTTTTACGATGAGATGATGACGATGGTGGATAATGGCCTGAGAGTAATGCACTGTTTCATACTCAAGCAGTATCATCTGTCCTGTTGTGCATTGCAGCAGAATTTATTGAAACTGCtggggaggagaaaaaagatGATAACGGGTTACAAAAGATTGCAACAGCATGCAGCTTTCtgtattctgatttaatttgtAATATTGTAGAATAAAGTAATATAATATCACTCTACACTTAGTGCTGACTTTGCAGACAAGACAAACTCcattgattgattatttttcccTTTATGAGAGGGGAATAGGCCGTAAACCCCAAGGCTTATATAATCATCCTAAATTACAAACGTGTTAGCAAACATTCACCGAATTAAACATCAGGAATGTGTGGAGTCAGATTCCTGGCCTCTTGGTAAATGAGAGAGTTCATTATTCATCCTGCAAATCTCTGTGTCCTCAAAGTCAAGAGGGAAAAATCTGTCTCTTCAGCTGAGCTGAGCTGGATGTTATTAAATTCAAGCCAGGCATTATTATCATACACTCCAATTTAACTCAAAGCTAATACAAAAATATCGATCAGAGGTGCTATAGTTTCCCGTGGAAACTAAAAGCTGCCTGGAGGAGAAAGGAAACTAAATTGGCAGCTATTCATGGTGTTTTGGAAACAGTGTAAAAATATCCACTGGCATGGTCAAGCTGCCACATGGGGTGAAGCTGGAAAGGCAGCAATGTGGGCTTCATACTGCTAGGTTATGTAACGTTTTCAAGCTTAATTATAGATAAATGCTACATTAGCACATCTATGCAGCTATTGAGcaatttcagtaatttatttattgtcatgaAGTACCTCTGGGGAtttctgctgctcctgttttCACTGAAAGAGAAGTTAGAGAAACAGGATAGAAGTCCAAAAGAAATCTAAAACCTAGCCTGATGCTGGAAATGTAGATAAGAGCTAGGAGCACCATTGACTAAACCAAAAATCTTAGCTAATTACAGTCACATAAAATCATGGATGATTGTTTGTCAGATCAAAAAAAATAGTGTATGAGGTTGAAATGACCAAATCTGGATTACATAAAGCCCTGTCAGTGTCTAATCAGTTGAAAGCAGTGGACAGGCACCACCGTGTCCTGCACTGCGGTG
Coding sequences within:
- the ppm1j gene encoding protein phosphatase 1H, translated to MISKVKNAMSNLVGGMMPHGHHHHHNHHSGGGQNSGQEGLPHRFPYGRPDFLDLTPELLQYSTEHASRPVVTLKRGTRLPWGAGYAEAINAGKSMLNEDQASCEKLFVRKPSGKHRNSTLVDDNGDNTGIPLHFWGVFDGHAGSGAAIMASKLLHRIIRDGLGEICHLLENPNSAPPICLAKNGSPFQTEAKKGGTQDSAEDADAVCDASVRFHMEKVVSLESLVMGVIETAFKQMDDLIEKEKTSYAISGGCCALAVVYLMGKLYVANAGDSRAIIIRNNEVIPMTNEFTPESERQRLQYLGFLRPELLGNEFTHIEFPRRIQHSELGKKMLYRDHTMTGWAYKTIVEDDLKFPLIYGEGKKARVMATIGVTRGLGDHDLKVYNSNIYIKPFLSCVPEVKVYNLDENKHGPDDVLVMGTDGLWDVTTDKEVAEAVSTYLSRCDPSDPMRYTLAAQELLMRSRGVLKERGWRLPNEKLGSGDDITVFIIPLAGHESET